AAGAACGGACCGAAGCCGGCGGAGATGCTCTTGAAGCCTTGCACCGGCAGCCAGCGCAGGTCGATCGCAAAGACCTGGATCAGGACGTAGCCGATCACGAACACCGGCACCGAGAAGCCGAGCACCGAAAGGCCCATCACGCCGCGATCGATCCAGGTGCCGTGCTTCCACGCCGCGATCACGCCAAGCGGCACCGCAACCAGGATCGACAGCACGATCGTGGTCAGCGCGATCGAGATCGAGGGCTCGACGCGCTGGCTGATCATCTTCAGGACCGGCACGTTGGAGATCAGGGAGACGCCGAGATCGCCGTGCAGCAGCTTGACGATCCAGGTGTAGAACTGGATGTAGATCGGCTCATTGAGGCCGAGCGACGTTCTGATGCGTTCGAGCTGTTCCGGCGTCGCATTGTCGCCGGCGAGGATCGCGGCGGGATCGCCGGGCGTCAGCCGCAGCAGCAGGAACACGAACAGAGCGACCACTCCCATCACGGGAATGGCGGCGAGGATGCGGCGAACGAGATAGCCGAGCAAATGCACTCCGTTGGATTGTGGTCGATAAAGTCCCCGCGGGACCGTAGCATCTCAGCAAGTCCTGTGCCATCGGAGCCGGCATTTTTGCGGTGCAGCTAATCCCTCTGGGGATTATTCCCGTCATGAAGCGCGAGGCCGTCCACTGAATGGTGGATTGCATTCGCGCTTCAAGGGCTCCCGCGGCAAGTAATCCGTATCGGCTCTGAACGGCGTTTACTCCAGCGTCGCCAACAGCGCAGCCATCAGGCGGCCGCGCTCGGCGAGGCTGTCGACCTCGATATGCTCATTGAGTGTGTGTGCGTCGGCGCCGCGGACGCCGAGGCCATCGAGGGTGGGGATGCCCATCGCTCCGGTGAAATTGCCGTCGGAGCCGCCGCCGGCGCTGCCATGCGGCAGATCGAGGCCCATCTCGCGAGCGAGGCCTTTTGCCTTCTCGTACAAAGCCATCGTGCCGGCATCGGGTTCCCAGACCGGGCGGGTGACGCCGCGCGTCACCTTGAAGGTCACGTCGTTGCTGGTGCCCGACAGCGCCAGCATCCGCTCGACGCCGCGATCGAGATCGGCCTGGCGCTTGGCCATGCTGAGCGCTTCGCCGGTGCAGGTTGTTGCAACGCAATTGACCCACTGGCCGCCGTGCACAATGCCGACCGAGAAGGTGCAGTCCTCGGTCGTCATGCCGTCGATGGCGAGGATCTGCCGCGCCATCTCGCGGATCGCGGAGCGGCCGGAGGAGAGCGTCGCGCCCGCATGGCTGGGCTTGCCGATGGCTTCCAGATTGAAGCGTGCGATCGCGTAGCGGCCGGTGACGACACCGTTGTTCGGCCGGCCCGGCTCCGGCACCAGCACATATTTGTTGCGGGCCGCTTCCGCCTCGATGATGTCCCGCGTCGACGGCGTGCCGACCTCTTCGTCGGGTGTGAACAGCACGGTGATCGGCAACGGCGTCGTGAACGACGCGCGCGCCAGTTGCCGGATCGCTTCGAGCGACAAATAGTTGCCGCCCTTCATGTCGAAGATGCCGGGGCCGTAGCACTTGTTGCCTTCGCGCCGCCATTTCAGCTGCTCGATCGTGCCGACCGGGTGCACCGTGTCCAGATGCCCGGCAATCAGGATTCCGGGCTGGCCTTGCTTGGGATGGGGAAAGCGGGCGCGCACGCAGCCGGCGAAACCCTGCCGTCCTGCGATGCGCTCGATGGTCGCGCCCATGATCGCCATCTCGCGTGCCGCGAGATCGAGCATGCGCTCGACCGCCGCAGCGTCCCAGGTCGGGCTTTCGCACTCCACCCAGCCGCGGAGGCCCTGCAGCATCGCTTCGGAATCAAAGGGAAGATTAGCTGGGTTCATGGTTATTCTCGCTTTGCTTTTCTGACCGCGCCCGCATCGCGCACGCCTACGAAAATCTCAGGCGGCGATTTTGTAAAGCCAAAATGCGGCGCGCCAGGAAATTCGTTTGTGTACGTCCGATCGCGGCCAAAACCGGATTGA
The DNA window shown above is from Bradyrhizobium sp. ISRA464 and carries:
- a CDS encoding ABC transporter permease, coding for MLGYLVRRILAAIPVMGVVALFVFLLLRLTPGDPAAILAGDNATPEQLERIRTSLGLNEPIYIQFYTWIVKLLHGDLGVSLISNVPVLKMISQRVEPSISIALTTIVLSILVAVPLGVIAAWKHGTWIDRGVMGLSVLGFSVPVFVIGYVLIQVFAIDLRWLPVQGFKSISAGFGPFFERIILPTCTLSFIYVALIARMTRASMLDVLGEDYVRTARAKGIGETGVLLHHALRNAAVPVITVIGSGFALLISGVVVTESVFNLPGIGRLTVDAVLARDYPVIQAMILLTSGIYVGVNLLIDVAYTLLDPRIRY
- a CDS encoding M20/M25/M40 family metallo-hydrolase, whose product is MNPANLPFDSEAMLQGLRGWVECESPTWDAAAVERMLDLAAREMAIMGATIERIAGRQGFAGCVRARFPHPKQGQPGILIAGHLDTVHPVGTIEQLKWRREGNKCYGPGIFDMKGGNYLSLEAIRQLARASFTTPLPITVLFTPDEEVGTPSTRDIIEAEAARNKYVLVPEPGRPNNGVVTGRYAIARFNLEAIGKPSHAGATLSSGRSAIREMARQILAIDGMTTEDCTFSVGIVHGGQWVNCVATTCTGEALSMAKRQADLDRGVERMLALSGTSNDVTFKVTRGVTRPVWEPDAGTMALYEKAKGLAREMGLDLPHGSAGGGSDGNFTGAMGIPTLDGLGVRGADAHTLNEHIEVDSLAERGRLMAALLATLE